The Anolis carolinensis isolate JA03-04 chromosome 2, rAnoCar3.1.pri, whole genome shotgun sequence genome has a window encoding:
- the trnt1 gene encoding CCA tRNA nucleotidyltransferase 1, mitochondrial: MTGFWNEADSSSAPGKAGKGKSRREEQRKKGGRGGGGALCAGPASSCLDAKRRRRKRPVEEAPGAWMWSHLFGLGCKAGLPLSFRSRAGLTILWQHLSTMKLESAEFQSLFTPGLKSVAELFDRTNYELRIAGGAVRDLLSGMKPQDVDFATSATPTQMKEMFQATGVRMINNRGERHGTITARLHDENFEITTLRIDLVTDGRHAEVEFTTDWEKDAERRDLTINSMFLGLDGTLYDFFNGYDDLKNKKVRFVGQANQRIQEDYLRILRYFRFYGRIAEKPGDHEPKTLEAIKANAKGLAGISGERIWMELKKILVGNHANHLIRLMYELDVANYIGLPVNGNLQEFDTVCKNVQNLFPKPMTVLTSLLKVPDDISKLDLRLKISKDEKSLGLFLLKHRRDLVKAIDTTEPLKPYQDFIIDSREVDATSRICELLKYQGEEGLLHEMQQWSVPTFPVSGHDIRRTGISSGKEIGVLLQELRDQWKKSGYRMEKEELLSYVKKA; this comes from the exons ATGACTGGCTTTTGGAACGAAGCTGACAGCAGCTCCGCGCCAGGAAAGGCGGGAAAGGGAAAGAGCAGGAGGGAGGAgcaaagaaaaaagggaggaagaggaggaggaggagcccttTGCGCGGGGCCTGCCTCTTCCTGCCTGGACGCAAAACGCCGGAGACGGAAAAGGCCGGTCGAGGAGGCCCCGGGAGCCTGG ATGTGGAGCCATCTATTTGGCCTGGGCTGCAAGGCGggtcttcctctctccttccgcAGCAGAGCAGGACTTACAATCTTGTGGCAACATTTAAGTACAATGAAGTTGGAATCTGCTGAATTTCAGTCCCTCTTCACACCAGGACTCAAAAGTGTTGCAG AACTGTTCGACAGAACAAATTATGAACTCCGAATAGCCGGAGGTGCTGTGAGAGACTTACTCAGTGGAATGAAACCACAAGATGTTGACTTTGCCACCAGTGCCACACCTACTCAGATGAAGGAGATGTTCCAGGCCACGGGTGTCCGTATGATCAACAATAGAGGAGAAAGACATGGAACCATCACCGCCAGG CTTCATGATGAGAACTTTGAAATTACCACACTTAGGATTGATCTGGTTACTGATGGGAGGCATGCAGAAGTGGAATTCACGACTGACTGGGAAAAAGATGCGGAGAGGAGAGATCTCACAATTAATTCTATGTTCTTAG GCTTGGATGGCACACTTTATGACTTTTTCAATGGCTAtgatgatttaaaaaataaaaaagtccgATTTGTAGGACAAGCTAACCAGAGAATACAAGAAGATTACTTAAGAATTCTGCGATATTTCAG GTTTTATGGCAGAATCGCAGAAAAACCTGGTGACCATGAACCCAAAACTCTGGAAGCCATTAAAGCAAATGCCAAAGGCCTGGCTGGGATATCAGGCGAGAGGATTTGGATGGAATTGAAGAAGATCCTTGTTGGGAATCATGCAAATCACCTCATTCGTCTAATGTATGAACTCGATGTAGCCAACTACATAG GATTGCCTGTTAATGGGAACTTACAGGAATTTGACACAGTCTGTAAAAATGTTCAGAATCTCTTTCCAAAACCAATGACAGTTCTAACATCACTGTTAAAGGTCCCGGATGACATCTCAAAACTGGATTTAAGGCTGAAAATTTCAAAAGACGAAAAAAGCCTTGGCCTGTTTTTACTGAAGCACAGGAGAGACTTGGTCAAAGCTATTGACACTACAGAACCACTTAAGCCATATCAAGACTTCATAATAGAT TCAAGGGAAGTTGATGCAACATCCAGAATCTGTGAGCTTCTGAAGTATCAAGGGGAGGAAGGCCTTCTGCATGAAATGCAACAATGGTCTGTCCCTACTTTTCCTGTGAGTGGCCACGACATTAGAAGAACGGGGATTTCATCGGGGAAAGAAATTGGTGTCCTGTTGCAGGAACTACGAGATCAGTGGAAAAAGAGTGGATATAGAATGGAGAAAGAAGAACTTTTAAGCTACGTAAAGAAGGCGTAA